The genomic segment tgaggtagcataaataaaaacaacaatagaaaaaaaaaacacagaatagaacaagaacacttaagaagttaagaaaagaagatcagttggtaggatggctggcaagatgatggtaattatactgatgatgtgatggcaacaatgctacagtaataataataataatagtacagtatatagtataatatgtaataatagaatTCATTAATTTCCTTAAACAGCtcagtttttttcattgtgaCATGCAATACTGAAAACACTACAACACAAACGTGAGAGATAACTTCCAAGAGCAGGACACAAAACCAGAACCAAGGACGGTCGGTTCAACTTCTCCTCGCTCCCAACTGTCACAAGTACAGACAGTGTTGGATGTtgattcattaaaaatgaacaaactgCAGCCAGTTTATCAGCCAGGGCCAGACGGACTGGAGAGCAGAGAATGATGATGCAGCAGTGGTGCTATACGCTGCTGTGAAACTTTCAGCattaatagtctagacggaattgtccaaaaagtgaaagtgaggagcatttatgggtacaagtcaggaaccggcctactttacttattccaagggtgctgaatccaaaaaaaatggttcccaagcaaaattttgagtttttgaccttctcatttgcatatcaaaatggcggccgttggtcgttggaccatttccccttagtttttttgtaagtaggcaatcaaagatgaggaaattaagtttctggatctatagtctagggtcagagcaaggatatagtggaggctcagtgtcttttttatgtatatatatatgcaaaataccaacttttaaggttaaattattatttgtgtcatttttttaaggccaacataaatattcaatcaatatcacttttaaatgttccagttggtattttgcatatatatatatatatatatatatatatatataaaagacactgagcctccactatatccttgctctgaccctagactatagatccagaaacttaatttcctcatcttgattgtctacttacaataaaactaaggggaaatggtccaacaactgagcaagatgggcattTGGTGGCAAttttatacaaattagaaggtcaaaaagtcaaaatttcgcttgggaaccatttttttggactcagcacccttgagatatgtaaggtaggccggttcctgacttgtacccataaatgctcctcacttcttataggaggcctttattctgaaatccgtctagactataaggTGAAACTCTGCATTACAAATCACTCCAGCAGGACCAGCAGCCTGTTGTGGGGAAAACTCTTCCCATTCTTCAATTCCCAGGAATTGAACCCTCAACCCTGTCAGTGTTGGTGCCTGGCTCTGATGGTGCAGAGGCAGTGAGCAGATGCTGTGTGACAGTCTGAGAGGAAACacgcctgcagcagcagcagcagtgacagcGACTTGTGATTTAAAGCGGCATGTTTAGTTTCAACACGCTAAGCGTCGCTCCGGGCTGACAAGGAGAGGAACTGAACTGAATCTGGTTAAAATATTATCAGACTGTAGACTGTCTGCATGGCTGCACAGTGAACACACTCCCTATTAGATCAGTTACAGttagggaacacacacacacacacacacacacacacacacacacaccactctgTTTTCATGTCAGCCTGCACTGTTATTTCTCAATAACAacagtttattaaataataaaatagacaataaatcaACAAATTTAATGCTTTTTAGACAAGAAATTGTGCAATCAATGtgcaattaaccctttgatgcacaacatgggtctaaagtgacccgactgaggttttaattttctatatttttgcaataaattaattattttgcaataaattaattcttCCTAATAAATTTTTcctaaatcaacttgtttttgatcatcatacatcctaatttttagtttttcatttcttactttttgaataaaacccctttttttatcactacgcttctaatgcacaacatgggtcagaaatgtcattatgggggtattgtgtgtataattttagggaaaaatgaatttaatcaattttggaatcaggCTGTGACACaatgaaatgtgtaaaaagtgaagcgctgcgAATACCTTCcggatacactgtatgtgtgacaaaatgatacataaacatgttaaatatattaaatatatgagtgtggaaagtaactatttgaagcaaattactattattattatagtattaggtcatttcgTTTTAAATCAAAtctggatgaatgagtcatttttgacccatgttgtgcattagaagagttgtccatatgttgtgcatcaaagggttaaactactAAATTCAATAGTTATTTCTATTAACTGGTTCATCAACATCATACTCAGAAAagattgggttttttttttagatgtggtCAGCAACACTTTACTCATGCAAAATTGACTGCAGGtccacatttgtgtttattcgTGTGAATCTCAGCAGACATGCTGACAAAACCAAACAGCGTCAGGATTAATAATCTCATCCGGAGGTGCACGCAGCTCAGTGATTTTTGTCAcctttgttacacagatttggtgtaAAAGTTTTTCTTATGCtagaattgatttaaaaaaaaagtgaaaaatcccTCCAGAATCCGACATTAAGATaattttattgcaattaaatcatcACTAAATTTGCTGTAATTCAGTCTCCTCTGACTGACTCTCTGCTGATGcaggaaataacaagaagaCTCAAGAATGACTGCATTAAGAGGATAGGGATATCTCAGCCTGCCCTGGTTATTTGGCCACGCCCAACACAGCCCTACTATCTGTAAACTGTCAACAAGTTTTGACTCCATCAGGTTACAGTTGATAAGTGTCACAGTATTGCATTTCTGAGAAGTGTTTATATCAAATATaaagctcctcctcttccaggaCAGCACATGTGCTGatcagagcagagagcagaCATGAAGACAGACCTGTACCTGGACATGGATcacctgttgctgctgttgctgctgagcTCAGGTAGGACACTGATTTAAACACCGTGTTCATTATGTAATTATATTTCTATTGAACCTTTAATACAGAGAACAGACTACTTATATGGAGGACACACGctgccaaaacaaaaaaaaatgacttacttTTCATTATGTGTCATACCACTTTttctatactgtgtatatctctgcataaactaaaatataattttcattgatgttcataccattacatgcaacaacctattttaacctatttaacatgctaaaatattataatatatatatattaataatattttatctccaatgtgcaatatctgtaaaatgcaaagtactttcaggaaacaaacagaatatatatatatatatatatatatatatatatggtgcaACAATGACAACACACTGTGCGCTGCAAATACTTTGAAGAAACATATTTCTGTATTCtattaaatatttgtgtattttcaggACTCCAGGCTGAAGGAAGTCTCAACCAAACAGGtaatgagagaaagaaaagagaaagaaaagtcaGAGAATCAGCAGTCAAGTTTAAGTTTGAGCTTggctttaatacatttttttcttttactgatgactctcttgtttctgttcagagccggtcaggttggtgggaggagacagtcgctgtaCAGGAACATTGGAGCTGAAACATGCTCGTATAGTGTCAGTTTTGTGATGAGCAGCTGCAGAAAATCAGATGCTGAATACACCAAGATAAATGTACATATGAAACATCCATGTCTTGGCTTCAGGGGTTCCCTGGGACAAACACCATCCAGCCTGAAAGGACTTCTTCAGCCTGACAGCTTTCTCAGCCACTGGTTTCCACTAGAAGGTTCTTTGGTTGCCACTATAACAAGCACCACTGactatgtttacatgacacaaTAATCTGATAGCTGGGAATCAGGTAATGGAAATTATCTGATTTcactgtttacatgcactttagTAATGAGATAACTGAAAAACCTGGGTTTCCAAATTCAGTCAAATTAGTTGGATTTCTTTCTAAAACATgatgtaaaacatgttttttccaaACTTGCTGTCAGCAGCATCAGGGCGTCTCCTCCAGTCAGGGCTGTTCTTATGTGGGAGTTGTCAGTTCAACATGCAGAATGAATGAGAAGCATTTTTACAGAAGCGACTGCCACTGGCCTTGGCAGATTCGCTCTTCCTCCTCACCGACCTCAAACTGGAGCTTGCTGGATGCGTGTTAAGAGCAGGGACTGCTGGGAGAGAGTGCTGCTCAAGGAATTCTCACATCACGAATGGAGGGAGAATTTCAGAATGTCAGCGCGtcctgtaaatgacctttagcacgGTCCAGAGTCTATCTGGATCATAgagtttatttttcatgtttcatcaTTCTCTGGGTCTTTCCTGATGTTGTCTTGCTTTTATACTGTGGTGACGAGTGCTTTTGTTCTGAAACGGTGTTTCCAGTGTACATTATGagacgggtgcttttattttgaaaggatggtGCTGGTAAATAAAGACGGAgggtaaataataataagtgcctctaacactgtaaaaaggtgtcTAGTACCTGGCTGATAGGGGCACAAGGTTACAAGATTATTGaatataatattgaaatatataagacacgtttttaacattttatgtttggtacatttgttgaaataatcaataaaaaaataatcattaggtGCAGCCCAAATAAACTTATGTTAGAATTCTTGTTGAATTGTTGTTTGATGACAtctttttattctgtgtctggtgtctcttatctctctctgttttttcttctctcatctCTCCAGATTTTGTCCGGCTGGTGGATGGGAacagtctgtgctcaggcagactagaggtgaagtctgaccagtctaaccagagctggtcctcagtgtgtgaagatGACTTcgaccagcaggatgcagaggtggtgtgcagggagcttggctgtggggctccttcagtcctccagggggcgctctatggagaaggggaggctccaatgtggactaaagagttccagtgtggaggaaatgagtctgctctcctggactgtagaagctcaggctcagatagaaacacctgctcacctggcagagctgttggactcacctgctcaggtagaagaggagctgcagctttgatttggttcatttctgttctgatcaaactcactttattcttttactgatgactctcttgtttctgttcagagcctgtcaggttggtgggaggagacagtcgctgtgcaggaacactggagctgaaacatgaaggagaatggagaccagtggGTGAATCTGTTGATGAATGGACCCTGGAGGAAGCAGATTTTGCCTGCAGAGAGCTggactgtggttctgctgtttctgtaagAAGACAGGAGTCCTCAGACAGATCTGTGTGGAGTATCAGCTATGACTGTGTTCAGTCTGGATCTCTGAGAGAGTGTGCAGCATCAGATAACTCTTCCCACTGGCTAAatctcacctgctcaggtaatcCCATCAGTATCACCATCTCTGACAGTAATGTTTCCAGTACGTTCCTTCCTCTGTCACAGATACAGTCAGTGGTTTCCATCGGACTAAACTGTAAAGTTATCTAGAACAATGACATCCTGATGTGTAGAAGGTGAACTCTGGATAATGGggtttgtttttcacatttgttcATTATCTAGTTGTTTCCTGATGTTGTCTTGCTTTTATCCTGTGGAGACGAGTGCTTTTTTTCTGAAACGGTGTTTCCAGTGTACGTTACGagacgggtgcttttattttgaaaagatagtGCCGGTAAATGAAGATGGAGGGTAAATAATAATGAGTGCTTCTAACATTGTAATAAGTTGTCTAGTACCTGGCTGATAggggcacaaggtttgttaatgTTTCCATTTCTTCTGTGATGGATGAaaagtttatattatattatatatttttgtcgATTCATGTACCGTACGTCGATGCATCGCAAAGAAAGTACGAGGAAGTACAGAGAGAGGTCGATGGCTGAGGCGAGAAAACCTTGCAAAAAAGCATCCAAACTGTGGGAGTATTTTGTGCAGAGCCTGAAGAACATGGTGCTCTGCGCGCTCTGAACACTCTGGTTTTcatatttgtctgttttaaGACAAGATAATTGAAGATAATGTTTAAATATAcatgacacatttttaacattttatctttggtaaatttgttgaaataattgataaataaataatagtcaGGTGCAGCCCAAATAAACATATGTTTGAAATAAGCTGAGTCCAGTTTAAATCACTGAATTCTTGCTTGATGACATTTTTTCATTATGAGTCTGGTGTCTcttatctctctctgtttctcttctctcatctCTCCAGACTTTGTCCGGCTGGTGGATGGGAacagtctgtgctcaggcagactggaggtgaagtctgaccagtctaaccagcgctggtcctcagtgtgtgaagatGACTTcgaccagcaggatgcagaggtggtgtgcagggagcttggctgtggggctccttcagtcctccagggggcgctctatggagaaggggaggctccaatgtggaccaaagagttccagtgtggaggagatgagtctgctctccttgactgtagaagctcaggctcagatagaaacacctgctcacctggcagagctgttggactcacctgctcaggtagaagagaagctgcagctttgatttggttcatttctgttctgatgaagctcactttattctttactgatgactctcttgtttCTGTTCAGAGCCTGAGAGTTTCAGGTTGatgggaggagacagtcgctgtgcaggaacactggagctgaaacatgaaggagaatggagaccagtgTTTGATGATTACCCTTTCTGGAT from the Centropristis striata isolate RG_2023a ecotype Rhode Island chromosome 16, C.striata_1.0, whole genome shotgun sequence genome contains:
- the LOC131988791 gene encoding scavenger receptor cysteine-rich type 1 protein M130-like, with the translated sequence MKTDLYLDMDHLLLLLLLSSGLQAEGSLNQTDFVRLVDGNSLCSGRLEVKSDQSNQSWSSVCEDDFDQQDAEVVCRELGCGAPSVLQGALYGEGEAPMWTKEFQCGGNESALLDCRSSGSDRNTCSPGRAVGLTCSEPVRLVGGDSRCAGTLELKHEGEWRPVGESVDEWTLEEADFACRELDCGSAVSVRRQESSDRSVWSISYDCVQSGSLRECAASDNSSHWLNLTCSDFVRLVDGNSLCSGRLEVKSDQSNQRWSSVCEDDFDQQDAEVVCRELGCGAPSVLQGALYGEGEAPMWTKEFQCGGDESALLDCRSSGSDRNTCSPGRAVGLTCSEPESFRLMGGDSRCAGTLELKHEGEWRPVFDDYPFWILEEADIACRELYCGSAVSMRREESSHRSVWSISYDCVQYGSLRGCAASSYSSTILLSIICSGLLLQPKISASSSMDGVSEAKQQGLLVFRGSDFTVSCSIQPQYPGGSFELRFTSSTSAHTYTQPAVNHSAHFLFPAAEPAHQGSYSCVYHVHVFSHDFSSESRQLSLIVVDPRSDQIINNPSKIIITVVVLILLVSTASYFYFKQKDVTVPPTVGSVDLQHVQSW